One window from the genome of Chloroflexota bacterium encodes:
- a CDS encoding cupin domain-containing protein — protein MEPVIKNYEGLENPILGPEDGVPNYVMLYVQHPPGGTSPGHIHEWEHQAFITEGEGVLWVEGTEYPIKKGDAVLVPPNVNHQFRNTGDSTLSRVTVNPLNSVE, from the coding sequence GTGGAACCAGTCATAAAGAACTACGAAGGCTTGGAAAACCCAATCTTGGGTCCCGAAGACGGTGTGCCCAACTATGTGATGCTGTATGTGCAGCACCCGCCGGGAGGCACCAGCCCCGGGCACATCCACGAGTGGGAGCACCAGGCGTTCATCACCGAAGGCGAGGGCGTGCTGTGGGTAGAGGGCACTGAATACCCTATCAAGAAGGGCGACGCAGTGCTCGTGCCGCCCAATGTGAACCACCAGTTCCGAAACACGGGGGACAGTACGCTGAGCAGGGTTACGGTCAATCCGCTGAACTCAGTGGAATAG
- a CDS encoding thiamine pyrophosphate-binding protein, with the protein MPRMSGAQALARQLRSEGVDAIFTLPGVQIMAAFDALYDLRDDIQLVHTRHEQATTYMADGYSKATGKVGVAMVVPGPGALNATAGLGTAFASSSPVLLVSGQIASNTLGKRQGQLHEVEDQLDVFKPITKWNHRVTEVGEIPEAVHEAFRQLTTGRPRPVELEVPPDTLAAMGDADIIEPEVYPSDAADADAIRRAAEVLARAERPAIIAGGGTIISGAADELREVAEFLQASVMTTQQGKGALPNDHDLMVGVNYALVEPVKHVLPDCDALLAVGTRLLFRAFEPDSIPPIVHIDADATEIGKNLPTEVGIVGDAKQALRQLLESLRAISAPKESRSQEIAGYRQSADNDLDELASDQLQIIQDIRGALDDDDILVSGMTNIGYWSHVAYPVNTPRTYLTSSYFGTLGYAYPTALGAKVGMPDKRVVALCGDGGFMYNIQELSTAARYGINAVAVVFNNHAYGASMWDQTHQYGERFIGTDLNNPDFLKVAEAFGVTGMKADPANIGEALHQALQANAPVLLEVELPNMMPPFQIVR; encoded by the coding sequence ATGCCACGAATGAGCGGCGCGCAGGCTCTTGCGCGGCAACTGCGATCCGAAGGCGTCGATGCCATATTCACCTTGCCGGGCGTGCAGATAATGGCGGCGTTCGACGCCCTATACGACCTGCGCGACGACATCCAACTCGTGCATACGCGCCACGAGCAGGCGACCACATACATGGCTGACGGCTACTCCAAGGCAACGGGCAAAGTGGGCGTGGCGATGGTCGTGCCCGGTCCCGGCGCGCTCAACGCCACCGCCGGTCTTGGCACGGCGTTCGCAAGCTCCTCGCCCGTGCTGCTCGTATCAGGACAGATTGCCAGTAACACACTCGGCAAGCGGCAGGGGCAGCTCCACGAAGTCGAAGACCAGCTCGATGTGTTCAAGCCCATCACCAAGTGGAATCACCGCGTAACCGAAGTCGGCGAGATACCGGAGGCTGTGCACGAGGCGTTCCGCCAGCTGACGACAGGACGCCCGCGACCTGTCGAACTAGAGGTGCCGCCGGACACTCTCGCCGCTATGGGCGACGCGGACATCATCGAACCGGAAGTCTATCCGTCCGACGCCGCCGACGCGGACGCCATACGGCGCGCAGCCGAAGTCTTGGCGCGCGCGGAACGACCGGCGATAATCGCCGGTGGCGGCACAATCATATCCGGCGCGGCAGATGAACTCCGCGAGGTCGCAGAGTTTCTGCAAGCGTCCGTAATGACCACGCAGCAAGGCAAAGGCGCGCTGCCGAACGACCACGACCTGATGGTTGGCGTGAACTACGCGCTCGTCGAGCCTGTGAAGCATGTGCTGCCGGACTGCGACGCGCTGCTCGCGGTAGGCACGCGCCTGCTATTCAGGGCATTCGAGCCAGACAGCATCCCGCCCATCGTCCACATAGACGCGGACGCCACCGAAATCGGCAAGAACCTGCCGACCGAAGTGGGCATAGTGGGTGACGCCAAGCAGGCATTGCGCCAACTGCTAGAAAGCCTGCGAGCAATCAGCGCGCCAAAGGAATCGCGCAGCCAAGAGATTGCAGGATACAGGCAGTCCGCAGACAACGACCTAGACGAACTCGCTTCCGACCAGTTGCAGATAATCCAAGACATACGCGGTGCGCTTGACGACGACGACATTCTGGTAAGCGGCATGACGAACATCGGCTACTGGAGCCATGTCGCCTATCCGGTGAACACGCCGCGCACCTACCTAACATCGTCATACTTCGGCACACTCGGCTATGCCTATCCGACCGCGCTCGGCGCGAAAGTAGGCATGCCCGACAAGCGCGTAGTCGCGCTGTGCGGAGACGGCGGCTTCATGTACAACATACAGGAGCTTTCCACAGCCGCGCGATACGGCATCAACGCCGTGGCAGTCGTCTTCAACAACCACGCATACGGCGCATCCATGTGGGACCAAACGCACCAGTACGGAGAACGCTTCATCGGCACAGACCTAAACAACCCGGATTTTCTGAAAGTAGCCGAAGCGTTCGGCGTAACCGGCATGAAAGCCGACCCCGCCAACATAGGCGAAGCCCTACACCAAGCCCTACAAGCCAACGCGCCCGTCCTGCTCGAAGTCGAACTGCCCAACATGATGCCGCCCTTCCAGATAGTGCGGTAG
- a CDS encoding ADP-ribosylglycohydrolase family protein, with product MLGMPVEGMQSDDLRQLYPDGLTIISDGKTALLPLGMNDAQPALAQLTDDGEMAIMLARTLAEQGKFDADAVLDAYKFWWNSPAFGYGPTAQKALERGYLDPDSQSNGGLMRISPLGIFGVNHDPTQVADWARQDSRLTHIHPVCQDSVAVFTVSIAHAIRTGCDGAALHRWIIDWAAESGIADSVIDALRHARDRKPFYPTDIGASDKPFNIPLRLWVLVALHNAFWQLLNVDSLEAGVVDTVMLGDDTDTTAAICGALMGAVYGREAVPAQWSDAVLNCRPHAEQPHVFKPRPDVFWPIDALALAERLVSA from the coding sequence ATGCTCGGCATGCCGGTTGAGGGCATGCAGTCGGACGACCTCAGGCAACTGTATCCCGACGGACTTACGATCATATCCGACGGCAAGACGGCTTTGTTGCCGCTTGGCATGAACGATGCACAGCCTGCGCTCGCTCAGCTGACCGACGACGGCGAGATGGCGATAATGCTGGCGCGCACGCTTGCGGAACAGGGCAAGTTCGACGCGGACGCCGTGCTGGACGCCTACAAGTTCTGGTGGAACTCGCCCGCATTCGGCTACGGACCAACCGCGCAGAAGGCGTTGGAGCGCGGATACCTAGACCCCGACAGCCAATCCAACGGCGGGCTTATGCGGATTAGCCCCTTGGGTATATTCGGCGTCAACCACGACCCGACGCAAGTCGCGGACTGGGCGAGGCAAGATTCGAGGCTCACGCATATTCATCCCGTTTGCCAGGACTCCGTAGCGGTGTTCACCGTATCCATAGCGCACGCCATCCGCACGGGCTGCGACGGCGCGGCGCTTCATCGCTGGATTATCGACTGGGCGGCGGAAAGCGGGATTGCCGACAGCGTGATTGACGCTCTCCGGCATGCGAGGGACCGCAAACCGTTCTATCCCACCGATATAGGCGCGTCCGATAAACCGTTCAACATCCCATTGCGGCTGTGGGTGCTTGTCGCGCTGCACAACGCATTTTGGCAGCTGCTCAATGTGGACAGTTTGGAAGCGGGCGTAGTGGATACCGTGATGCTCGGTGACGACACCGATACCACAGCGGCGATATGCGGCGCGCTGATGGGCGCGGTATATGGACGCGAAGCCGTTCCCGCGCAATGGAGCGACGCCGTGCTGAACTGCCGGCCGCACGCCGAGCAGCCGCATGTGTTCAAGCCGCGTCCCGATGTTTTCTGGCCCATCGACGCGCTCGCACTAGCGGAACGGCTGGTTTCAGCGTAA
- a CDS encoding MFS transporter, with protein sequence MAIDLEVRNIGANILDWHPKPRFYYGWLVLGTAALGAFIATGVAQTVLGGIQDLIANDMGWDRTTIAFAATIATWVSGMTMPFVGKLVDRYGPRYMMLAAALIVSACSFTLSGVNSVWQFYVAYIISRSFAGPNLQNLVPRTVAVNFFRRKRNLALGITALNRIGGEALNLLIITLVASAFSWRAAYRTLGIIALPLCIPLFLIMRRRPEDIGLRPDGDTAPSMPRARAGAAFAPPAEYAWGLREVIHKPPFWFIVWAEFLSVTTTAAVAFQLVPFLTDNGMPYRTAAFALMISVLLGGLSVPLWGHLSDKFTIRRLTMTVMLATSVPTAAFAFIDPQSVGFYASIIWGIASGGIPIVGSMMIGEYFGRRSFGAVSGLTGPFRTAAMGLGPALGALIVNATDAYTAIFALAVASYIVSATLTYAVRYPSVPNRVS encoded by the coding sequence ATGGCAATCGACTTGGAAGTGAGAAACATCGGTGCCAATATCCTAGACTGGCACCCAAAGCCGCGCTTTTACTACGGCTGGCTCGTGCTTGGCACGGCTGCGCTCGGCGCGTTCATCGCTACGGGCGTAGCCCAGACCGTGCTCGGCGGCATACAAGACCTGATTGCGAACGACATGGGCTGGGATCGCACGACCATCGCTTTCGCCGCGACCATCGCAACTTGGGTGTCGGGCATGACGATGCCCTTCGTAGGCAAGCTGGTTGACCGCTATGGCCCGCGCTACATGATGCTCGCCGCCGCGCTAATCGTGAGCGCGTGCTCGTTCACGCTGAGTGGCGTCAACTCCGTCTGGCAGTTCTACGTCGCGTACATCATATCGCGCTCGTTCGCCGGTCCCAACCTGCAAAACCTTGTGCCGCGCACCGTCGCCGTGAACTTCTTCCGGCGCAAGCGCAATCTCGCGCTGGGCATCACCGCGCTCAACCGCATCGGCGGCGAGGCTCTCAACCTGCTGATAATCACGCTTGTGGCAAGCGCATTCAGCTGGCGCGCGGCGTATCGGACACTGGGCATCATCGCGCTGCCGCTGTGCATACCGCTGTTCCTGATAATGCGCCGCAGACCGGAGGACATCGGACTGCGCCCGGACGGCGACACCGCGCCGAGCATGCCGCGAGCGCGTGCGGGTGCAGCGTTCGCGCCGCCCGCCGAGTACGCCTGGGGACTGCGAGAAGTGATACACAAGCCGCCGTTCTGGTTCATCGTCTGGGCAGAGTTCTTGTCGGTAACAACCACGGCGGCGGTAGCGTTCCAACTCGTCCCGTTCCTGACGGACAACGGCATGCCATATCGCACGGCGGCGTTCGCGCTGATGATAAGCGTGCTGCTGGGCGGGCTGAGCGTGCCGCTGTGGGGACACCTGTCGGACAAGTTCACCATCCGCCGTCTGACGATGACCGTGATGCTTGCGACAAGCGTGCCAACGGCAGCCTTCGCCTTCATCGACCCGCAAAGCGTCGGGTTCTACGCGTCGATAATTTGGGGAATAGCGTCCGGCGGCATCCCAATAGTGGGCAGCATGATGATAGGCGAGTACTTCGGCCGCCGTTCGTTCGGCGCTGTGTCAGGCTTGACCGGCCCATTCCGCACAGCCGCAATGGGACTAGGACCCGCGCTCGGTGCCCTGATAGTCAACGCCACCGACGCATACACCGCGATCTTCGCGCTGGCAGTCGCATCATACATCGTATCCGCGACGCTAACCTACGCCGTGCGGTATCCTAGTGTTCCTAATAGAGTTTCATGA
- a CDS encoding CinA family protein: MTELSALAANVSELLKERGDTIAVSESSCGGLLSAALVAIPGASAYYVGGAIIYTRVAQAGLLRVPDEAMEGQRASTEYYATLNARTIREIHGTTWALSETGASGPTGNRYGDDAGHACIAVSGPVERAITIETGDSDREGNMWAFAEAAFALLEDCLQETK, encoded by the coding sequence ATGACCGAATTGAGCGCATTGGCGGCGAATGTCAGCGAGTTACTGAAAGAACGCGGCGACACCATAGCCGTGTCCGAATCGTCGTGCGGTGGGTTGCTGTCCGCAGCTCTCGTAGCGATTCCTGGCGCATCGGCATACTACGTCGGCGGCGCGATAATTTACACGCGCGTGGCGCAGGCCGGTTTGCTGCGCGTGCCTGATGAGGCAATGGAGGGGCAGCGTGCCAGCACCGAATACTACGCCACCCTGAACGCCCGCACAATACGCGAGATACACGGCACGACATGGGCGCTAAGCGAGACGGGCGCGAGCGGACCTACGGGCAACCGCTACGGCGACGACGCAGGGCACGCCTGCATAGCCGTATCGGGCCCCGTCGAACGAGCCATCACCATCGAGACGGGGGACAGCGACCGCGAAGGCAATATGTGGGCGTTCGCAGAGGCGGCGTTTGCGTTGCTGGAAGATTGCCTTCAAGAAACCAAATGA
- a CDS encoding C-terminal binding protein produces the protein MRRYASARTGLRRHKLSEHKFTVYYMGRWQSEDLSDTRTALEQVGANLELLDSMHDEDAIIEKVRDADGIITSESPITRKVLESLTQCKVVLRTGVGFDVIDVEAATENGIAVVNIPDMWTREVANQAMSLLLGLNRRVVNLHDDIRANSWTPRPPYEVGSLHGETIGILGLGRIGSAMAQRAKGFELDVIAHDPYIGDEVFGECGVTRVSFEDMMSHSDYISLHTPLTDETRHIIDENALRLMKPNAYLINTSRGPVVDEAALIKALQEGWIAGAGLDVLEKEPPDQDNPLLSMDNVILSPHSGHTSVLSLRIRTGRYGEEVATVLDGKKPRNLVNPQVLEHLHLV, from the coding sequence ATGCGCCGATACGCATCGGCACGCACTGGTTTACGGAGGCACAAATTGAGCGAGCATAAATTCACGGTCTATTATATGGGACGCTGGCAGAGCGAGGACTTGAGCGACACGCGCACGGCGCTTGAGCAAGTTGGCGCGAATCTCGAATTGCTGGACTCTATGCACGATGAGGACGCAATCATCGAAAAGGTGCGGGACGCGGACGGCATCATCACATCCGAGTCGCCTATCACGCGCAAGGTGCTGGAGTCGTTGACGCAGTGCAAGGTCGTGCTGCGAACCGGCGTGGGCTTCGATGTGATCGATGTGGAAGCGGCGACCGAGAATGGCATCGCGGTTGTCAACATCCCGGACATGTGGACGCGCGAAGTGGCGAATCAGGCGATGTCGCTGCTGCTTGGGCTGAATCGGCGCGTGGTGAATTTGCACGACGACATCCGCGCGAACTCGTGGACGCCGAGACCGCCATACGAAGTCGGCTCGCTGCACGGCGAGACCATCGGCATACTTGGGCTTGGACGGATCGGAAGCGCGATGGCTCAGCGCGCCAAGGGCTTTGAGCTGGATGTTATCGCGCACGACCCGTACATCGGCGACGAAGTGTTCGGGGAGTGTGGCGTAACGCGCGTGTCGTTCGAGGACATGATGTCGCACTCGGACTACATATCGCTGCACACGCCGCTGACCGACGAGACGCGGCACATCATCGACGAGAACGCGCTGCGGCTTATGAAGCCCAACGCGTATCTCATCAACACATCGCGCGGTCCGGTCGTGGACGAGGCGGCGTTAATCAAGGCGCTGCAAGAGGGCTGGATCGCCGGCGCGGGCTTGGATGTGCTGGAGAAAGAGCCACCGGACCAGGACAACCCGCTGCTGTCAATGGACAATGTGATTCTGTCGCCGCACTCCGGGCACACTTCTGTCTTGTCGCTGCGAATTCGCACAGGGCGCTACGGCGAAGAAGTCGCCACGGTGCTGGACGGCAAGAAGCCGCGCAATCTGGTCAACCCGCAGGTGCTGGAGCATCTGCATCTGGTCTAG
- a CDS encoding HTTM domain-containing protein, giving the protein MTRTMTIGGAIRNRITSAASRPTSGASVAAFRVAFGVLALVAIGRLFANGWIDDLYIEPVHRFAYPGFGWVMPLPGWGMYLHFAALGVLAMCIAAGYRYRLCVALFFVGFTYSELIDRTIYLNHHYWMILAAFLMIFLPLDRVYSVDAWRNRSMQDAAIRRGTVQAWVLWALRAQVGVVYVFAGIAKLNPDWLMHAQPLRIWLYQHGDMPIVGALPQELWLAYAMSWAGAAFDLTIVGWLLWHRTRLWAYITLVVFHLATWLLFPKLGIFPWLMIAGATVFLRPDWPLLFLRSLPLRRVPLRWTKERMVSRGADTSACTLATAHANGQEHGQVRLSWTARATIVVLAIFSVAQVALPLRHFAYPGNVRWTEAGYLFAWRVMLTEKTGLVHYHVRDLDGGKAWLITPDDYLTPLQVERMAFQPDLILQTAQFIADDFAMRGYNGVTVNAEAFVAWNGRPHGRLINPEADLASVKSGSMPNKWILPYEN; this is encoded by the coding sequence ATGACTCGGACTATGACTATCGGCGGAGCCATACGGAACAGAATCACAAGCGCGGCATCCCGCCCCACCTCCGGCGCGTCCGTTGCGGCATTTCGGGTTGCGTTCGGGGTTCTGGCGCTGGTGGCGATTGGGCGGCTGTTTGCCAATGGGTGGATCGATGACTTGTACATCGAGCCGGTGCATCGCTTTGCGTATCCGGGTTTTGGGTGGGTGATGCCGCTGCCCGGCTGGGGGATGTATCTGCACTTTGCCGCGCTTGGCGTGCTTGCAATGTGCATTGCCGCCGGGTATCGATACCGGCTGTGCGTCGCGCTGTTCTTCGTGGGTTTCACATACTCGGAACTAATCGACCGCACGATATACCTGAACCACCACTATTGGATGATCCTCGCCGCCTTCTTGATGATATTCCTGCCGCTCGACCGCGTGTATTCCGTGGACGCATGGCGCAACAGGTCAATGCAGGATGCCGCGATACGCCGCGGTACGGTGCAGGCGTGGGTGTTGTGGGCGCTGAGAGCGCAGGTCGGCGTGGTGTATGTGTTCGCGGGCATCGCCAAGCTCAACCCGGATTGGCTGATGCACGCGCAGCCGCTGCGAATATGGCTGTACCAGCACGGCGATATGCCGATCGTAGGGGCGTTGCCGCAAGAACTCTGGCTCGCCTACGCGATGAGCTGGGCAGGCGCAGCGTTCGACCTGACTATAGTGGGCTGGCTGCTGTGGCATCGCACGCGCCTGTGGGCATACATAACGCTGGTCGTGTTCCATCTGGCGACATGGCTGCTGTTTCCCAAGCTCGGCATATTCCCGTGGCTGATGATAGCCGGAGCGACCGTGTTCCTGCGCCCGGATTGGCCCCTGTTGTTCCTGCGTAGTCTGCCCTTGCGCCGGGTGCCCTTGCGATGGACAAAAGAGCGCATGGTTTCACGCGGTGCAGACACCAGCGCCTGCACGCTCGCAACGGCGCACGCCAATGGACAAGAACACGGGCAGGTTCGCCTATCCTGGACGGCGCGGGCGACAATCGTCGTGCTGGCGATATTCTCGGTCGCGCAGGTGGCGCTGCCGCTGCGACACTTCGCGTATCCGGGCAATGTGCGCTGGACAGAGGCAGGCTATCTATTCGCGTGGCGAGTAATGCTGACCGAGAAGACGGGGCTGGTGCACTACCATGTGCGCGATTTGGACGGCGGCAAGGCTTGGCTTATCACGCCGGACGACTACCTGACGCCGTTGCAGGTCGAGCGCATGGCGTTCCAACCGGACCTGATACTACAGACCGCGCAATTCATCGCAGACGACTTCGCAATGCGCGGCTACAACGGCGTCACCGTGAACGCAGAAGCGTTCGTAGCGTGGAACGGCAGACCTCACGGCAGGCTAATCAACCCCGAAGCAGATTTGGCAAGCGTCAAGTCCGGCAGCATGCCAAACAAGTGGATACTGCCATACGAGAATTAA
- a CDS encoding imelysin family protein — translation MMRTSILPRFSNCPFPIRGKAREGMNRIMPTITTSIRLNSNGHTAIKLAIVGALLPALFVALGCTAQEPPATRAEVLVSATDDLIVPRFKEVAQEMNALQAALDALCDDPTQQRLDDARDAWRSARVPWMRSQAMWFGPVMDRRTRSYVDWAPVEPERIENMLADRDSVDALYLKDYLASTQRGLGAVEYVIFDDDAAVLDALGQPGSIRCQYLMALGELAVAETNGALGDWTGNNAEGVAFATFFNGTANDSLLGKTALNELVRTSVFMSRTITDMRLGKALGIDGVNADPSAILASSGNNAIADMRNQVLGMQDVYLGGAEGGLGNTDMGVSALVRGLSEETDTAMRTAFTNALTAIDALEEPLPETLQSNPAAALDAHAALKQMQLTLSTDIVSLLDITVGFADTDGDGG, via the coding sequence ATGATGCGAACATCGATACTTCCCAGATTTTCCAATTGTCCCTTTCCTATCCGGGGGAAGGCTAGGGAGGGAATGAACCGAATTATGCCCACTATTACCACATCCATTAGACTTAATTCAAACGGACACACCGCTATCAAGCTTGCCATTGTAGGCGCATTGCTGCCGGCATTGTTCGTGGCGCTTGGCTGTACGGCGCAAGAGCCGCCGGCGACACGCGCGGAAGTGCTGGTCAGCGCGACGGACGACCTGATAGTGCCGCGATTCAAGGAGGTGGCGCAAGAGATGAACGCGCTGCAGGCTGCCCTAGACGCGCTTTGCGACGACCCGACGCAGCAGCGGCTTGACGATGCGCGGGACGCTTGGCGCAGCGCGCGCGTGCCGTGGATGCGCTCGCAGGCGATGTGGTTCGGGCCGGTGATGGACCGCCGCACGCGGTCGTATGTCGATTGGGCACCCGTCGAACCCGAGCGTATCGAAAATATGCTCGCCGATCGCGATTCTGTCGATGCCTTGTACTTGAAAGACTACCTAGCATCAACGCAGCGCGGACTTGGCGCGGTGGAATATGTGATATTCGACGATGACGCCGCTGTGCTCGATGCTCTGGGACAGCCCGGCTCTATCCGCTGCCAATATCTGATGGCGCTGGGCGAACTTGCGGTTGCTGAGACGAACGGCGCACTGGGGGATTGGACCGGAAACAATGCCGAAGGCGTGGCATTCGCGACTTTCTTCAACGGCACGGCGAACGACTCGCTGCTGGGCAAAACCGCGCTCAACGAACTGGTGCGCACTTCGGTGTTTATGAGTCGCACTATCACCGATATGCGTCTCGGCAAGGCGCTAGGAATCGATGGCGTGAACGCCGACCCGTCCGCGATACTCGCCAGCAGCGGAAACAACGCCATCGCGGACATGCGCAATCAGGTGTTGGGTATGCAGGATGTGTATCTCGGCGGTGCGGAAGGCGGCTTGGGCAACACCGATATGGGAGTGAGCGCCCTAGTGCGCGGATTGTCCGAAGAGACCGACACCGCGATGCGAACTGCCTTCACAAACGCGCTGACCGCTATAGACGCGCTGGAAGAGCCTCTGCCGGAGACGCTGCAAAGCAACCCTGCTGCCGCCCTAGACGCGCACGCCGCGCTCAAGCAAATGCAGCTCACGCTCAGCACCGACATCGTAAGCTTGCTAGACATCACCGTGGGCTTCGCCGACACCGACGGCGACGGGGGGTGA
- a CDS encoding c-type cytochrome: MIAVSAIASQREQAARQAEIDTLLTAALGGDTTAFTSNRNAFSLSARNLTNLERRQFEVGDSFFNQNWVTAPASTDARDGLGPTFNAQSCSSCHTLDGRASPPLSNDDPERGLLFRLSIPGTDSTGGPVADPNYGGQLQDRAILKVQPEGRFLTTWTEIPGTYADGDRYTLMKPEYSFDELAFGQMHPQVMISPRIAPVVFGMGLLEAIPEADILAQADPDDADGDGISGRANIVWDVRRQTTRLGRFGWKANVPSVEQQVAGAFNGDIGITSSLFPDENCPAGQDECAAAPNGGSPEVPDSRLDLVTFYNRTLAVPAMRDIDDPQVRDGAALFLNAGCNVCHTPSYTTGTTDIDALSEQVIFPYTDLLLHDMGDGLADGRPDFLADGNEWRTPPLWGIGLVDNVNGHTRFMHDGRARNLAEAILWHDGEGAAAKEAFRNYSREEREALLRFLNSL; the protein is encoded by the coding sequence ATTATCGCTGTGTCGGCTATCGCGTCGCAGCGCGAACAAGCGGCGCGCCAAGCAGAGATAGACACGCTGCTGACTGCCGCGCTTGGCGGCGATACGACCGCGTTCACGTCCAACCGCAACGCGTTCAGCCTGTCCGCCCGCAATCTGACGAACCTCGAACGGCGACAGTTCGAGGTGGGCGACAGTTTCTTCAACCAGAATTGGGTTACCGCGCCGGCATCGACGGATGCGCGCGATGGGCTAGGGCCCACATTCAACGCGCAGTCCTGCTCGTCCTGCCACACGCTTGACGGGCGAGCATCGCCGCCGCTGAGCAACGACGACCCGGAGCGTGGGCTGCTTTTCAGGCTGAGCATTCCGGGAACGGACTCCACCGGCGGGCCCGTCGCCGACCCCAACTACGGCGGGCAATTGCAGGATAGGGCGATCCTGAAAGTGCAGCCGGAAGGCAGATTCCTGACGACTTGGACAGAGATTCCCGGCACATACGCGGACGGTGATCGGTACACGCTGATGAAGCCGGAGTATTCTTTCGATGAGCTGGCATTCGGCCAGATGCATCCGCAGGTCATGATTTCGCCGCGCATCGCGCCCGTGGTGTTCGGCATGGGGCTGCTCGAGGCGATACCTGAAGCGGACATTCTCGCGCAAGCCGATCCGGACGACGCGGACGGCGACGGCATATCGGGCCGCGCCAACATCGTCTGGGATGTGCGCCGGCAAACTACGCGGCTCGGAAGGTTCGGCTGGAAGGCGAATGTGCCAAGCGTGGAGCAGCAGGTCGCCGGCGCGTTCAATGGCGACATCGGCATAACATCATCGCTGTTCCCGGACGAAAACTGCCCGGCAGGTCAGGACGAATGCGCCGCCGCGCCAAACGGCGGCTCGCCCGAAGTGCCGGACTCGCGGCTGGACTTGGTCACATTCTACAATCGCACGCTGGCAGTTCCCGCAATGCGAGACATCGACGACCCGCAGGTACGCGACGGCGCGGCGCTGTTCCTGAACGCGGGCTGCAATGTCTGCCATACGCCTAGCTACACAACCGGCACGACCGACATCGACGCGCTCAGCGAACAAGTGATATTCCCCTACACGGACTTGCTGCTGCACGACATGGGCGACGGCTTGGCGGACGGTCGTCCCGACTTTCTGGCGGACGGCAACGAGTGGCGCACACCGCCGCTGTGGGGCATCGGGCTTGTGGACAATGTGAACGGACATACGCGATTTATGCACGACGGCCGCGCGCGCAATCTCGCCGAGGCGATACTGTGGCACGACGGCGAAGGCGCGGCGGCGAAAGAGGCTTTCCGAAACTATTCGCGCGAAGAACGCGAAGCCCTGCTGAGGTTTCTGAACTCACTATGA